The following proteins are co-located in the Chlamydiota bacterium genome:
- a CDS encoding cobalamin B12-binding domain-containing protein, translating into MKITICTTPIRPVPTDYPPFGSMAIIQSLQSHGYHDIYFYDIDGLRPTFDEVVRFFEEQQPDVVGISAVVSTAYEYTKRLAKALRKVVPNVTIVVGGNLAASAEILHRLCGVDFCVIGEGEKVIVNLMRYIENRGTSFDDLTLRQIKGISFLDRKGDFIFTGYETAIAADQLFDPDYTILEKFSKIDNFVKDPLTRREDFARDPRSRESHRHGKKMGNVLSAKGCVARCTFCHRWDKGYRHFPPGKIISRIKYLMDRYNVGFINFADENFGSDRRALDELIELVQSLDILYIVSGVRVRSVDLDLLKRLKKSGCVAVYYGMETGSPTILKVMEKGATVDMNYHAARWTFEAGIYTTYQLVLAMPGETPQTISETTDFMKSVTQFLPEYPQNRISCNYIQALPGTPVYENARVKGFLGKTLEDEEKYLMLISNVDARDDTKFLNFTDTDYFTVQSWRRRLVFEVMAHYLKYNNMVRLSVKGFMNDFLYPLMLKFFWPSKFQNWKKLKVQDKVSSDDYSRGGYFNFSTGYWYYPALVYLYRFRTFIIWYQLLRSEFLRLPKKVFILRLSEFFQIRCLHIMKFKRKKSQEINKSLRKIMQEVGQVATSVNEQSMQPLREGR; encoded by the coding sequence ATGAAAATCACAATTTGTACAACTCCCATTCGCCCTGTTCCGACGGATTATCCTCCTTTTGGTTCGATGGCCATTATTCAATCTCTTCAATCCCATGGTTATCATGATATCTATTTCTATGATATTGATGGGTTAAGGCCAACGTTTGATGAAGTGGTTAGATTTTTTGAAGAGCAGCAACCCGACGTGGTTGGTATCAGCGCTGTGGTTTCAACCGCCTATGAGTATACTAAAAGACTTGCGAAGGCCTTGCGCAAAGTTGTTCCTAACGTAACGATTGTTGTCGGTGGTAATCTTGCCGCAAGTGCAGAAATCCTTCATCGATTATGTGGAGTAGATTTTTGTGTCATTGGGGAAGGCGAGAAAGTCATTGTGAATCTCATGCGATATATTGAGAATCGAGGTACATCATTTGATGATTTAACACTTCGGCAAATTAAAGGAATCTCTTTTTTAGATAGGAAAGGAGATTTTATTTTTACGGGTTATGAGACGGCGATTGCTGCCGACCAGTTATTTGATCCTGACTATACTATTCTAGAAAAGTTTTCAAAAATTGATAATTTTGTGAAGGACCCTCTTACAAGGAGGGAGGATTTTGCGCGGGATCCTCGGAGCCGAGAGAGTCATCGCCATGGGAAGAAAATGGGCAATGTCCTCTCTGCGAAAGGTTGTGTTGCTCGATGTACCTTTTGTCACCGTTGGGATAAGGGGTATCGCCATTTTCCGCCTGGAAAAATTATCTCCAGAATTAAGTATCTTATGGATCGATACAATGTGGGTTTTATCAATTTTGCCGATGAGAATTTTGGATCAGACAGACGAGCGCTGGATGAATTGATAGAATTGGTTCAGTCGCTAGATATTTTATACATTGTCTCAGGAGTGAGAGTTCGTTCCGTGGATTTGGATTTACTTAAGAGGTTGAAAAAAAGCGGGTGTGTGGCGGTATATTATGGGATGGAAACGGGGAGCCCAACCATTCTCAAAGTGATGGAGAAGGGAGCAACAGTGGATATGAATTATCATGCGGCTCGCTGGACATTCGAGGCGGGAATTTATACAACTTATCAATTGGTTTTGGCGATGCCGGGTGAAACTCCGCAGACGATTTCTGAAACCACTGATTTTATGAAATCAGTCACACAATTTTTACCAGAGTATCCTCAGAATAGGATCAGTTGTAATTACATTCAAGCTTTGCCTGGAACGCCTGTTTATGAAAACGCAAGGGTGAAAGGATTCCTGGGTAAAACGCTTGAAGATGAAGAAAAATATTTGATGCTCATTTCTAATGTCGACGCCCGTGATGATACCAAATTCTTGAATTTTACAGACACCGATTATTTTACTGTCCAGTCTTGGAGGCGCAGATTGGTTTTTGAAGTGATGGCTCATTATTTAAAATATAACAACATGGTTCGTTTGAGTGTAAAAGGATTTATGAATGATTTCTTATATCCATTGATGTTGAAGTTTTTTTGGCCTAGCAAGTTTCAGAATTGGAAAAAGCTGAAGGTTCAAGACAAGGTGTCATCGGACGACTATTCCAGAGGGGGTTATTTTAACTTTTCAACAGGCTATTGGTACTATCCTGCCCTTGTTTATTTATACCGTTTTAGAACGTTTATTATTTGGTATCAGTTGTTGAGATCAGAATTTCTAAGGCTTCCTAAAAAGGTGTTTATTCTCCGTTTGAGTGAATTTTTTCAGATCAGATGCCTCCACATCATGAAGTTCAAAAGGAAAAAATCGCAAGAGATCAATAAGTCATTACGTAAGATTATGCAAGAGGTTGGTCAAGTTGCGACATCTGTTAATGAACAATCCATGCAGCCTCTACGTGAGGGGCGGTAG
- a CDS encoding zinc-binding dehydrogenase gives MKTQAAVLFEVCKPLQLIPVTIPSLKSGQVLVDVAYSSICHSQLLEVLGKRGPDRFLPHTLGHEGSGTVLEVGSDVVKVKPGDRVVLSWIKGKGKDVPSMVYQSDEGPVNSGAISTFMRRTITCENRLTPILDSMPLREAALLGCAIPTGAGIVLKVAKISEGESVAIFGIGGVGLSALMAASFVKAHKIIAVDIFDHKLKQAKQLGATHTINGMSCDVAIEILNMTNGLGVDYAIEASGKKQAMEAAFRSVRDQGGICVIAGNLSQGDLILIDPMDLIKGKKILGSWGGSAQTDEDIPFYANLFLSGDLPLKSMITHEYGLQDINQALKELEQGNAGRIMIKMED, from the coding sequence ATGAAAACCCAAGCAGCTGTTCTTTTCGAAGTTTGCAAACCTCTGCAGCTTATTCCTGTCACGATACCCAGTCTTAAATCCGGACAGGTTCTTGTGGATGTTGCATATAGCAGTATTTGCCACAGTCAACTTCTAGAAGTTTTAGGTAAACGAGGACCGGATCGTTTTCTTCCTCACACCCTAGGTCATGAGGGCTCTGGAACAGTTTTGGAAGTGGGCTCCGATGTTGTGAAGGTGAAACCTGGCGATCGAGTGGTTCTTTCTTGGATTAAAGGTAAAGGGAAGGATGTCCCCTCGATGGTTTACCAGAGTGATGAAGGTCCTGTTAATTCTGGGGCAATTAGCACCTTTATGAGGCGGACCATTACTTGCGAGAATCGTCTTACGCCTATTTTGGATTCTATGCCGTTGCGAGAGGCTGCTCTTCTGGGTTGTGCGATTCCCACGGGTGCAGGAATCGTTTTGAAAGTGGCCAAGATTTCTGAGGGAGAGAGCGTTGCTATTTTTGGTATTGGAGGAGTGGGCTTGAGTGCTTTGATGGCGGCTTCTTTTGTTAAGGCTCATAAAATTATTGCGGTCGATATTTTTGATCATAAATTAAAACAAGCGAAACAATTGGGTGCAACTCACACGATTAATGGAATGTCTTGCGATGTGGCAATTGAAATCCTCAATATGACGAATGGATTGGGTGTGGATTATGCGATAGAAGCTTCGGGGAAAAAACAGGCGATGGAGGCTGCTTTCCGATCTGTAAGAGACCAGGGAGGAATCTGTGTCATTGCGGGTAACTTATCTCAAGGTGATTTGATTTTGATTGATCCCATGGATTTAATTAAGGGTAAAAAAATATTGGGTTCTTGGGGTGGCTCTGCCCAGACAGATGAGGATATTCCTTTTTACGCAAACCTTTTTTTATCAGGAGATTTGCCCTTAAAGAGCATGATTACGCATGAATATGGACTTCAGGATATTAATCAAGCATTGAAAGAGTTGGAACAAGGAAATGCAGGGCGTATCATGATTAAGATGGAGGATTGA
- a CDS encoding class I SAM-dependent methyltransferase, which translates to MMAEINLLNSHPKALRDYDQRAKEKTSEIIRIAKQFGREFFDGPRVMGYGGYKYDGRWKDIAKRFRDHYRLPENAAVLDIGCAKGFLLHDFRELMPECQVAGVDVSEYAIEHAIPTVKPFLKVASAESLPFPDKSFDLVISINSIHNLSLEPLKKALREIQRVSRGHSYITMDAWRNEKEQEQLYKWVLTAETMMHVNDWKKLFQEVGYTGDYYWFIAE; encoded by the coding sequence GTGATGGCAGAAATTAATCTTTTAAATTCTCACCCTAAAGCTCTTCGTGATTACGATCAAAGGGCCAAAGAGAAAACTTCCGAAATTATCCGAATTGCTAAACAATTTGGTCGGGAGTTTTTTGATGGTCCTCGTGTGATGGGATATGGAGGCTATAAATATGATGGGCGTTGGAAAGATATCGCAAAACGATTTCGCGATCATTATCGTTTGCCAGAGAATGCTGCTGTTTTAGACATTGGATGTGCAAAGGGATTTTTGTTGCATGATTTTAGAGAGCTCATGCCTGAATGCCAAGTTGCAGGGGTGGACGTGAGCGAATATGCCATTGAACACGCCATACCTACAGTGAAACCATTTCTTAAAGTAGCGAGTGCAGAAAGCTTACCCTTTCCAGATAAAAGCTTTGATCTCGTAATCTCTATCAATTCTATCCACAACCTTTCTCTTGAGCCTTTGAAGAAGGCCCTTAGAGAAATTCAGAGGGTCAGCCGTGGCCACAGCTATATCACCATGGATGCTTGGAGAAATGAAAAAGAGCAAGAACAACTTTACAAATGGGTTTTGACCGCTGAAACCATGATGCATGTGAATGATTGGAAGAAACTCTTTCAGGAAGTCGGATATACAGGCGATTATTATTGGTTTATTGCGGAATAA
- a CDS encoding DUF1016 domain-containing protein, whose product MKDYLTSDEEYKSWLSDIKKRVRSAQIKAAISVNTELLKLYWDMGVDIVVRQKSVKWGEGLLPRLSKDLMAEFSDMKGFSLSNLKYIKQWHLFYSQEEQISQQVVGQITSIPWGHNIAIISKCKDVCEAMFYVQGTIRHNWSRNVLVHQIESGLFEREGKAVSNFHLTLPKPQGDLAQQTLKDPYIFDFLNMSTDSSERELEHKLIDHLTSFLLELGAGFAFIGRQIPVQVGDREFFIDLLFYHTRLHCYVVVELKTGDFEPEFAGKLNFYIKAMDSQLRKVGDLPTIGLLLCKRRDKLVAEYAMSDIHKPIGVSEYKLTHALPKKLKSSFPAIKELEKELSKGVEKAKKS is encoded by the coding sequence ATGAAAGATTATTTGACGAGCGACGAGGAATACAAGTCCTGGCTTTCGGATATTAAGAAGAGAGTCCGCAGTGCTCAGATTAAAGCTGCGATCAGTGTAAACACTGAACTGTTAAAGCTTTATTGGGATATGGGCGTGGATATTGTTGTCAGGCAAAAAAGCGTAAAATGGGGAGAGGGTCTATTGCCTCGGCTCAGCAAGGACTTGATGGCAGAATTTTCTGATATGAAAGGATTTTCACTTAGTAATTTAAAGTATATCAAACAGTGGCACTTATTTTACAGCCAAGAAGAGCAAATTAGCCAACAAGTTGTTGGCCAAATTACCTCTATCCCCTGGGGACATAACATTGCCATTATCTCTAAATGCAAAGACGTCTGTGAAGCTATGTTTTACGTGCAGGGCACGATCAGGCATAATTGGAGTCGTAACGTTCTTGTTCATCAGATAGAGAGCGGTCTTTTTGAACGGGAAGGGAAAGCCGTTAGCAATTTTCATTTAACGCTGCCTAAACCCCAAGGCGATCTTGCTCAACAAACATTGAAGGATCCCTATATCTTTGACTTTTTGAACATGTCTACAGATTCTAGCGAGCGAGAGCTTGAACATAAGCTCATAGATCATCTTACGAGCTTTCTTCTGGAGTTGGGTGCCGGTTTTGCTTTTATCGGCAGGCAAATTCCTGTTCAAGTGGGGGACCGAGAGTTTTTTATAGATCTTCTTTTTTATCATACTCGCTTGCATTGCTATGTTGTGGTTGAACTGAAAACAGGGGACTTCGAACCGGAGTTTGCTGGCAAACTTAATTTTTATATCAAGGCGATGGACAGTCAGTTGCGTAAAGTTGGGGACCTCCCAACAATCGGCCTTCTACTTTGTAAGAGGCGGGATAAGTTGGTTGCAGAATATGCCATGAGTGATATCCATAAACCCATTGGGGTATCAGAGTATAAATTAACGCATGCGTTGCCGAAGAAATTGAAATCAAGCTTTCCAGCGATTAAGGAGCTTGAAAAAGAGCTCAGCAAAGGTGTAGAAAAGGCGAAGAAGTCATGA
- a CDS encoding thiamine pyrophosphate-binding protein, which yields MKLSDYVARFLAQQGIRHVFAVSGGASLHLIHALAETEGIEFICPQHEQAGAMAADGYSRLTGNLGAAISTSGPGATNMLTGVCCAYYDSVPVIYITGQVSTFRMKKDTGVRQMGFQETDTIGIYKSVTKYAVQILDAMKIRYELGKACHIAKSDRPGPVVIDIPDNIQREEINPALLEPFVLDQGKAPRKSNFNIDQCLQLLKEAKRPVVILGWGVRLAKAEEEAKNLVEQFGFPVAPTWAMADLFESDYPFLIGTFGTHGTRYANFAVQNADLILAIGTRLDTKATGSPPYSFARAAKKIVVDIDLSELKKFERFGLKIEQLIHANAKDFLLQLNQHMVNFSKSDISSWREQIAFWKEKYPICPDEYYRQKEINPYVFVKALSQACEKGSALFVDTGCAVAWMMQAFDFKADQRLYHDCNNTAMGWALPASIGGSLALGKKSVICVTGDGSLQMNIQELSTVLRYQLPIKIFLINNHGYSMIQQTQDQWLEGNYFASSIEGGLAFPDFLKVAQAYGYKTVCLSSTQQLEDGIKEVLRTKGPVFCNVEIASKERVVPQVKFGRPNEDADPLLERKEFLENMTIQPMEISLKDFSVESSRVK from the coding sequence ATGAAGCTCTCTGATTATGTCGCAAGATTTTTAGCCCAACAGGGCATTCGCCATGTTTTTGCTGTTTCTGGTGGCGCCTCCCTTCATCTCATTCATGCTCTTGCAGAAACCGAAGGTATTGAATTTATTTGTCCTCAGCATGAACAGGCAGGAGCCATGGCGGCTGATGGGTATTCTCGCCTTACGGGGAATTTAGGAGCGGCCATTTCAACAAGTGGCCCTGGCGCTACCAATATGCTGACCGGAGTTTGCTGTGCCTATTATGACTCTGTACCTGTCATTTATATTACAGGTCAGGTTTCGACATTTAGAATGAAAAAAGATACGGGTGTTCGACAAATGGGTTTTCAAGAAACAGATACGATTGGTATTTATAAATCCGTCACAAAATATGCTGTACAGATTCTCGATGCAATGAAAATAAGATATGAATTGGGAAAAGCCTGCCATATTGCAAAATCAGATCGACCCGGACCTGTGGTGATTGATATTCCCGACAATATTCAAAGGGAGGAAATTAATCCAGCGTTACTTGAGCCTTTTGTTTTGGATCAGGGAAAAGCTCCTAGAAAATCTAATTTTAATATCGATCAATGCCTGCAGCTTTTAAAAGAAGCCAAGCGTCCTGTGGTTATTTTAGGATGGGGGGTTCGTTTGGCCAAAGCTGAGGAAGAAGCAAAAAATTTAGTAGAGCAATTCGGTTTCCCAGTTGCTCCTACATGGGCGATGGCAGATCTCTTTGAATCAGATTATCCTTTTTTAATCGGTACCTTTGGAACCCATGGGACTCGATACGCTAATTTTGCTGTCCAAAATGCAGATTTAATTTTAGCGATAGGAACGCGTTTAGATACAAAAGCCACAGGAAGCCCTCCTTATAGTTTTGCGAGGGCAGCCAAAAAAATAGTTGTCGATATTGATCTGAGTGAATTAAAAAAATTTGAAAGGTTTGGGTTGAAAATAGAACAACTCATCCATGCAAATGCTAAGGATTTTTTATTACAATTGAATCAGCACATGGTCAATTTCTCTAAAAGTGATATCTCGTCATGGAGAGAGCAAATTGCTTTCTGGAAAGAAAAGTATCCTATTTGTCCTGACGAGTATTATCGGCAAAAAGAAATTAATCCATATGTTTTCGTAAAAGCTCTTTCTCAAGCTTGCGAGAAAGGAAGCGCCTTGTTTGTAGATACAGGTTGTGCTGTAGCTTGGATGATGCAGGCATTTGATTTTAAAGCAGATCAAAGGTTATATCATGATTGCAATAATACAGCGATGGGTTGGGCTTTGCCAGCAAGCATAGGAGGTTCTCTAGCGCTTGGAAAAAAATCTGTAATTTGTGTGACAGGAGATGGAAGTTTGCAAATGAATATCCAAGAGCTATCAACCGTTTTACGTTATCAACTGCCCATTAAAATCTTTTTAATCAATAATCATGGTTATAGCATGATTCAGCAAACTCAGGATCAATGGTTAGAAGGAAATTATTTTGCCTCCTCTATTGAAGGAGGATTGGCTTTTCCTGATTTTTTAAAGGTGGCACAAGCTTATGGATACAAGACAGTTTGCCTTTCTAGCACTCAACAACTAGAAGATGGTATTAAAGAGGTTTTGAGGACGAAAGGTCCTGTATTTTGTAATGTTGAAATTGCTTCCAAAGAAAGAGTCGTTCCTCAAGTGAAGTTTGGGAGACCCAATGAGGATGCAGATCCGTTATTGGAAAGAAAAGAATTTCTTGAAAATATGACGATTCAACCCATGGAAATATCCTTAAAAGATTTTTCTGTGGAATCGTCTCGTGTCAAATAG
- a CDS encoding FkbM family methyltransferase gives MAPSLQAVNVSSTFVLEELLLTLPSLSALHAPGSSLYSFFKKIARREIENLFLNNDGVPVDFKPFGSLTFPYHNMGAVDSLNLFDLDELIIFSFYWMHRRSYRRVLDIGANIGLHSIILSKCGFEVHAYEPDPKHFEIFKRNLDFNHCSNIHAFNTAVSTQAGEMEFVRVLGNTTGSHLAGAKAHPYGELERFPVKVEAMNALLSWADLVKLDIEGHEKEVLLGTHRDHWANTDGLIEVGNPNNATAIYEHFQKTGVRLFSQKTGWKRVSHVDDMPTSYREGTLFITSKLEMPWHEAL, from the coding sequence ATGGCTCCTAGTCTACAGGCGGTCAATGTCTCTTCGACTTTCGTTCTTGAAGAACTCTTGTTAACATTGCCTTCTTTGAGCGCTCTTCATGCACCCGGCTCATCGTTGTATTCTTTTTTCAAGAAGATTGCGCGTCGTGAAATAGAAAATCTTTTTCTAAATAATGATGGAGTTCCTGTAGATTTTAAACCTTTTGGAAGTTTAACCTTTCCTTACCATAACATGGGCGCGGTTGATTCTCTCAATTTGTTTGATCTGGATGAGTTGATTATTTTTAGTTTTTATTGGATGCATCGTCGTTCTTATCGACGGGTTCTTGATATTGGGGCCAATATTGGACTTCATTCCATCATCTTAAGCAAATGTGGATTTGAAGTGCATGCCTATGAACCGGATCCCAAGCATTTTGAAATTTTTAAAAGAAATTTAGACTTTAATCATTGTTCGAATATTCACGCCTTTAATACAGCTGTTTCGACTCAAGCGGGAGAGATGGAATTTGTGAGGGTGTTAGGAAATACAACCGGGAGTCATCTGGCGGGTGCGAAAGCTCATCCTTATGGCGAGCTTGAAAGATTTCCTGTGAAGGTTGAAGCCATGAATGCCCTTCTTTCCTGGGCTGATTTAGTTAAATTAGACATTGAAGGACACGAGAAAGAAGTTCTGTTGGGGACCCATCGGGATCATTGGGCAAATACAGATGGTCTCATTGAAGTGGGTAATCCAAACAATGCAACGGCTATTTATGAACATTTCCAAAAAACGGGTGTTCGTCTTTTTTCTCAAAAAACGGGTTGGAAACGGGTGAGCCATGTAGATGACATGCCAACCAGTTATCGTGAGGGAACACTTTTTATCACATCTAAATTGGAGATGCCTTGGCATGAAGCTCTCTGA
- a CDS encoding SDR family oxidoreductase: MFVRGESVGSSAIIISASSDIGSAIGRSWIERGWNLFGTYRTESQAVEELSSWGMKMGRCDLSNQRSILDACVNLRALCPQWDALVLCPGTQDPVSAFQECNFDEWEESLKINFTGPMRIVRELLPTRRVDSKLGSCVLFFAGGGTNNATVNYSAYTVSKIALIKMCELLDAEIPDCRFVIVGPGWVKTKIHESTLKAGVRAGPSYQKTLDKLASDECTSFERIVACCDWLVDSPREVVSGRNFSVVYDPWGNEILAKKLTEEPHMYKLRRFGNDWVLKNGS; encoded by the coding sequence ATGTTTGTGAGAGGAGAGAGTGTTGGAAGTTCAGCTATTATCATATCTGCGTCCAGTGATATTGGAAGTGCTATCGGCAGATCATGGATAGAGAGGGGCTGGAATTTGTTTGGAACCTATCGGACAGAATCTCAGGCTGTTGAGGAGTTAAGCAGTTGGGGCATGAAAATGGGTCGTTGCGATCTCTCAAATCAGAGATCGATATTGGATGCTTGTGTGAATCTTCGAGCCCTTTGTCCCCAATGGGATGCGTTGGTCCTATGTCCCGGGACTCAAGATCCTGTAAGTGCTTTTCAGGAGTGCAATTTTGATGAATGGGAAGAATCTTTGAAGATCAATTTTACAGGTCCGATGAGAATCGTTCGCGAACTTCTTCCAACCCGTCGAGTCGATTCGAAATTAGGTTCTTGCGTTCTTTTTTTTGCAGGGGGTGGGACCAACAATGCGACTGTCAATTATTCGGCGTACACGGTTTCTAAAATTGCTTTGATCAAGATGTGTGAACTTTTGGATGCTGAGATTCCAGATTGCCGTTTTGTCATTGTGGGACCTGGTTGGGTTAAAACCAAGATCCATGAATCAACTTTGAAAGCGGGTGTACGAGCAGGTCCTAGTTACCAGAAGACTCTTGATAAATTGGCGAGCGATGAGTGTACTTCTTTCGAAAGGATCGTCGCTTGTTGTGATTGGTTGGTGGATTCTCCTCGGGAAGTAGTCAGCGGCCGCAATTTTAGTGTGGTTTATGATCCGTGGGGGAATGAGATTTTGGCCAAGAAACTAACAGAAGAGCCGCATATGTATAAATTAAGAAGGTTTGGCAATGATTGGGTTTTGAAAAATGGCTCCTAG
- a CDS encoding SDR family oxidoreductase, which translates to MENTHLTLTGRVALITGSSKGIGKAIAQSLAQEGADVVLTARDPVVLEATVQEFERLPGKAFAVAADATDPQSVQRVVGDAIQRFGRLDILVNNVGGVNKITKFYDLNRDDWISAFDLNVMTVVHFVQQALPWLKKSKVGRIINIASISGVEPGLLIPHYCASKAAVINLSKHLANLLGSDGVLVNVICVGQVHSDGRDQLAKQVAYEEEISLINARIKIDAQGAARIPLGRIGQGDDVAGLVTFLASDKSAWITGSCFHVNGGKHRSAF; encoded by the coding sequence ATGGAAAACACTCACTTAACTTTGACGGGTCGAGTGGCTCTTATCACGGGAAGCAGCAAAGGCATTGGTAAAGCTATTGCTCAGTCCCTTGCTCAGGAAGGTGCAGATGTTGTTTTGACAGCTCGTGATCCTGTCGTGCTCGAGGCGACTGTGCAAGAATTTGAAAGACTTCCAGGAAAAGCTTTTGCTGTGGCTGCTGATGCTACGGATCCTCAATCTGTGCAGCGAGTTGTTGGGGATGCGATTCAGAGATTCGGCAGGCTAGATATTCTTGTTAATAACGTTGGTGGGGTAAATAAAATAACAAAATTTTATGACTTAAACCGTGATGATTGGATATCCGCATTTGATCTGAATGTGATGACAGTGGTTCACTTTGTACAGCAGGCCTTGCCGTGGCTCAAAAAATCAAAAGTGGGACGTATTATTAATATAGCGTCCATTTCAGGGGTAGAACCTGGTCTTTTAATCCCTCATTATTGTGCAAGCAAGGCAGCGGTGATTAATTTGAGTAAGCACTTGGCTAATTTGTTAGGAAGTGACGGTGTTTTGGTCAATGTTATTTGTGTGGGGCAGGTGCATTCTGATGGAAGAGATCAATTAGCCAAACAGGTTGCTTACGAGGAAGAAATTTCTCTCATCAATGCTAGAATCAAGATAGATGCTCAGGGTGCGGCCAGAATTCCCTTGGGTAGAATAGGTCAAGGGGACGACGTAGCGGGTTTAGTTACATTCCTTGCTTCTGATAAATCTGCATGGATTACTGGCTCGTGTTTTCATGTCAATGGGGGGAAACACCGATCAGCCTTTTAA